Part of the Apilactobacillus apisilvae genome is shown below.
TAATGCAATAACTAATGCACCAAAACCAAAAATTAATAAATTAACTTGAGTATTAAAGATTAACCATAACGATATTGCCAATGCAATAATTGGAATCGTATAACCTAGAGGTAGTTTAAATGATCTGGGTTGTTTCTTCATGGTTTTTCTAAATACCATTACTGCAATGATGGTTGGAATAAATTGTGCAAAACGAGAAATTGCACTAATTTGTGCCAAGTAAGTAAATGTTCCAGAGTACGCTAAAACTAAAATCAATACAGCGTTAACAATAATAGAAATATATGGAGCGTTTTTCCTATTTTTAGTACTAAAAGCTTTTGGTAAAATACCATTATCAGCCAGAGCTTCAGTTGAACGTGGTGTAATAAATGATGATGCAATGCAAATCCCACCAATTGATAATACCGATCCAGCTACGACGATGTAACTACCAACTTTACCAATCATGGCAGTTAAAGCTGCTTGTAATGGGACTGAAGTTTGCGTTAATTTATGACCTAAAACACCAATACAGACCGTCATAATTAGAATATAAACAATTGTTACAACTGATAATACGACCATAATTGCACGGGGTAAATTCTTTTTGGCATTGCTCATCTCACCAGCTGTAACCACTAATCCTTCAACTCCAGTAAAAATGTAAAACATCGTTAATGTAGCATTGGAAAAATTAAAAGTATGGGTTAGAGACGGAACAAAAAATGGTTGGAAATTACCGGGATGAATAAAGAATAAACCAATTATAATTATCAAAAATATCGGTAATAATTTTCCCACAGTAATAATATTACTTAAAGCAGAAGCTGCTTCAATTCCAGCTAGGTTTAAGATCATTAGCCCAACTGCCATGATTGTTACTATCATGTTTTTAGCTAATGATGAGTTTAAAATAGGGAAAAAACCACCTAAAGCAGTTGCAAATGCTACATACATAGTTGCTTCGGCAATAATTCTAACAGCCCATGCAGCAATTCCCACTTCATATCCAACAAAATTACCAAAGGCGCGTTTTGCATAAATGTAAGCACCACCGGATTCATCGAATAATCCGGAACATTCTGCAAAGCAAAGGCCAATCATAAATGCTAAAAACGCATCAAAAATTAATACTAAAATACTAGCGGGACCAAAGATCTTCATTCCAGCTGATGGTAACAAAAAGATTCCAGAACCAATGATTGCATTTATACCTAAAAGCACAATACTAAAGAAGCTTAATTTCTTTTTTGTATCTGGCATTAATTATCACTTCCTAAATTTGTATGGATACGATTAAAGAAGTCAACAAATAGTTGATTTTCTTCTTCGTATTCGTCCCACATATTCTCAGGATGCCATTGAACACATTGGATGGTTTTATATTCATTTTCCAATCCTTCAATCATTCCGTCATCGGAACGAGCAACAATATTTAATCCAGGAGCCGGGTCTTTTGCTGCCTCGTGATGAAATGAATTAACAAAAGCTCGACTACCAAAGGTATTTGCTAATGCTGAATTTTTATCAATGTTAATATGGTGAATAGGGGCATAACCAATTGCTCTTTGCGAATGTTGTAGCATATGCATGCCATCTTTAGGTTTAAATTGGGTATCGATATCTTGATATAAATTTCCGCCTAAAGCGACATTCACAATTTGTAGTCCACGGCAAATTGCTAAAATTGGTTTATGCATTTGGACAGCTTTTTTGACCAAGGCTAATTCAAATTCATCACGTGGTTCATATGTAGCACCGATTTCTTTGATTGGTTCTTCACCATAATATTTTGGTAAAACGTCTGGACCACCAGTTAAAATAACTCCATCAACTGTTTCTAATAAATCAGCTGCCATTTCTGGCTTAGCAACTGGAAAAACAATTGGAGTAATGTTATTAGCCAAAAGGCAACTCATCAGAGTTCTTTGGGCAAAGTGGCCTTCACGTTGTCTGAAAGTTTGGTTTTGGCTTAAAATAATGTCTGCGGTAACGCCAATTCTCATTTAAAATCATTCCTTTATAAAAATATTATACAATCAATATTTTAACCATTTTTTGCTTAAAGGTATAGTTAATGGGCTTGATGATTGATAATTTGTGAATTGATTGATAACATTAATGGTTGCTAACTGGATAGAACACTTTAAAAGTTGTAAAATTATGAAATATAATAAACGAGTATGAAATAGGGGAATTGTATGGATCTTCGATTATGGAAACAAAGACCTGAGTTAGAAAAAAGGTTGAAAGCAATAGAACAAATTATGAAACAGCAAGTTCAAATTGACGATGATGATTTTAAAAAGAGTATCAATGATCTAATTAACGGTAGCGGTAAAATGCTGCGTGCTGCTTTCTTAATGTTATTTACTGAATTTGGCACTAAAAAGGATGAGGACAATTATTTCGAAAAAGTTGCTGCTTCAGTAGAATTAATCCACCTAGCGTCTTTAGTTCATGATGATGTTATTGACAAATCAGATTTACGACGTGGGGTTAAAAGTTTAAATTATAATTTTGGCGAACGGACATCGATTTACCTAGGTGATTATTTATTCGTTAAGTATTTTAATTTAGTATTAGATACATTGCCTGGTAAAGCTGAAATAAAATACAACATTACAGGTATTGAAGGAATAGTTAATGGTGAATTACGCCAAAATGAAACTAAATTTGATTTAAATCGAAGTGAACAACAATATTTAGCAGCTGTTCAAGGTAAAACAGCTGAATTATTCAAAATTGCTGCCGGTAATGGTGCCATCATTGCTGAAGCTGATGAACAAACAATCAAATTTTCCGAACAAATTGGTTCAGAATTTGGAATTGCATTTCAACTTCGAGATGATTTAATTGATTTTGAAGACAATAAAGAAGATGCTGGTAAGCCAATTTTGAATGATATTTTAGATGGTATTTATACATTACCAGTTATTTATGCAATGCAAACTAATTATAAAGATGAACTAACTTCGATTCTAAACAAAAAAGACCAGCTCAAGCGAGCTGATCTAATTCGAGTTAAAGCAATTGTAAAAGAAAGTGGATCATTAGATAAAACGCATGCCAAGATGGATGCTTACAATCAATCAATTGAAAATATGATTGAACAACTACCAAATAATAATGCTAGAAAAGTATTAGCTAAATTGGTAACAAAACTGTTTAATTAATTTTCAATTCCTTGATCCATTTGATAAAGTTTTCGGTATTTTTCATTATTTTTATATAACTCAGCTGGGGAGCCATCCATTTGGATGGTTCCTTTTTGTAAGAAAATAACTTCATCCATTTTTGATAGTCCTTGCAAATGATGAGTTACCCAAATAATGGTTTTATCTTTTAATACTTTATTTAAAGTTTTTATTAAATTATTTTCTGTAATGGGATCTAAACCAACGGTTGGTTCGTCCAACAATACAATCGGATTGTTTTGTAGCAAAATTCTAGCAATTGCCAAGCGTTGTCTTTGTCCACCAGATAATTTGATTCCACTTTCATCAATATCAGTGTCATATTGATTAGGTAGACTTTCAATGTAATCTGATAATTCAACATCAGATAAAGCTTTTTTGGCTTGCTCAAAACTAGCTTGTTCATTTCCAATCATGACATTATTAATGATTGTTGTATCGAACAAGAATGGTTGTTGGTCCAGAACGCTAAAAATATCTGATCGATTATTTTGCAAGTCGCTAACTTTAGTATTATTAATCTTGATTTCTCCTTTGTTGGGGTTAATGCTACCGATTAATAATTGAAGTAAAGTTGTTTTTCCAACACCACTAGGACCAATTATGGCTAATTTTTGGCCTTTTTTAAGATTAATAGAAACGTTTTGTAGAATTTCAGAATTGTCGTCATCATATTTAAATGAAACATTGTTCATACTAATACGATTAATTTTATTTTCATCAAATTCGGCTTTAGTTTCTTTTTCTTCAGTATCTAATTGATTGGAAAGATTATTCAAGCGACTTACTGATTCTTTATATATTGGCCAATTTTCCATTGCTTGAGACACGGGGATAAATGTATCTAAAAGTGGGAAAACGCCTAATACAAATGCTGCAATATAATTGGACATTGACTGGCTATCATTTAAGTAGATATTTCCCCAAATGATAGAACCTAAAATAATAATACCGATCATTCCACGTAAAAATAAGTCACGATTCCATTCAAAATGATCCACCTTATTTCTTGATTGAGCTAACTTATCATCATTTTTAGTACCTTCATTAACAAAGTCATTTTTACGTCCAGATATCATCCAGTCGGTGACACCAAGGGTTGCATCGGTTAAATTTTGATAGTTATCAGCAACCAAATCTTTTTCATATTTTTTAGCTTTACCAAAAATAATAACTGAGATAACAGGAACTACTAATAAGATGATTGCAAAGCAGATAAACATAAAGATGGCATAGGGCCAACTAATAATTCCCAACAAAATAATTAGTAAGGTTCCAGTAATATAAGAAGTAATTATCGGAAAAATGGTTTTAAGATATAAATCTTCCAAATGCTCTAAATCATCGGATAATACTCCTAGTAAATTACCTAATTTAAAACGTTCACCGACAAAATCGGCACCTTTTTCCAAAGTTACATATAATCTTTGACGCAAAGAAGATACAACTCTTAATACCCAATTATGTGAGGTTAATTGTTCAAGATACTGGAAGACTGGTCTTCCAGTGCCAAATGCTTGTGCCAAAATAACAGGAACATAAACAATTAAAATGTTATAAGGCCTTGTCGCTGAACGACTGATTAAATATCCAGCAACAAACATCAATCCTATTGAACAGATAATTGTTAAAATTCCTAAACTAAAAGCTGTGAACAATAATTTTTTGTCTTTTTTTAAATATGGTTTAATCCATGTATCTTTATTAAAAAAATTACGCATTATTATGTTCACCTCGAATTTCATTAACTAATTGTTTATATTTACCATCTTTTTGAAGTAATTCTTTTGGATTACCTTGTTCAACTAATTTACCATTTTCCATCACTAAAGTGTAATCCATTTCATTCATCCAATGTAGACGATGTGTAGCAAAAATAATTAAGTGATTATTAAAAATTGGTAACATAGTTTGTTTTAATTCATATTCGGTTTCGATATCTAAATGAGCAGTGGGTTCATCAAGTAATATGATTTCACGTTGATCGTCTAATAATACACGTGCTAAAGCAATTCTTTGGGCTTGTCCACCAGAAACGCCACGACCACCGCGACCAATAACAGTATCAATTCCATCTTTTAATGACTCGATAAAGCTTTCTAGTCCAGCACTTTGAGCTGCATTTTTAATATCTTCTGGACTAGCATCTGGTCTATAAAAAGCAATATTTTCCGCAATTGACCCTGAAAATAGGTATGGATTTTGTGGAATATAACTAAGGTGCTTTTGCCAATTGAATTGAGCCAAACTATCAGTTTTTTCACCATTAATTTTGAAAATACTATTTTCATCAGGTTGTAACCAACCACCAAGTAAATTTAGCATAGTTGATTTACCTGATCCAGATTGCCCAACAATTCCAACTTTTAAATTACCAGTAAACTTAAATGCAATATCATTAACACCTTTGTTGTCTTTTTCATCATAATTAAATGATAACTTTTCGGCGCTGAATGTTGATGTTGTTTGCCAATGATTAAATTTATTTAATTCTTTTTTAGCTTTAGGTGATGGAGTTTCTAAGATTTCATTTAAATGATCTAAGGCATTTTTACCATCTAAAGTTGCATGATAATCATTTCCGTAATCTCTTAGTGGTAAGAAGTAATCGGGTGCTGTGATTAATGCAAATAATGCCGGGAACAACAATACTGAACCATTAATTAAACGAACCCCTAAAATAACGGCAACAATTGCGATTGAGATAGTTGTCATAAAATCTAATGTAAAAGTTGATAATAAAGCTATTTTCAGAACTTCCATGGTTGATTTACGATAATTTTCTGAAACTCTAAAAATATTTTTACCATAAATTTTACTCAAACCAAATAATTTTAAGGTTTTTAATCCCCGTAACGTATTTATAAAATTATTAGACATTTTAGAAAAGTTAACATATTGTTGGTCTGATTTTTTACGGGCAGCAATTCCCAAAATAATCATAAAGTAAATGATAATTGGAAATACTAATAACAATACTAATCCAGACAATGCATTTACAAAAAAGACAGCAACTAAAATAATCCATGGGATAATTGCTAAGTTTAATGTTTTTAGGATAATTATGTTTAAATAATTTTTTATTTTGTCGATACCTTCAAGTGAAAGAGTGATTAATTGTCCAGAACCTAATTTAGCAATTGATTGTGGACCTAATTCGAAAGTCTTTTGTAGCAATTCTTTTTTGAAATCACTACTAGCTTGATCGGCAAAATTATCGTTAATTTGATTTTCAATTCTAGTAATCAAATATCTAATTATGAAAGCAATAAAAAAGAACAGCATTGGATAAATCGATGCTGTTACTTTTTTAAGCATCCATGCATTAACCAAAGCGCTGGATAAAAACCATGCTTCGGCAATAATTGCTAATGCCTGAATGACTGCTAATATGCTAATTTTAATAATTAGTTTTTTGATACCGGGAATTGTCATTAGTTTTTTATTGAACATATGAAGATTCCTCCCGATATAGAATCCTAATAGGCACCTTTATCGGTGTTTTCGAATTCTGATAAATCATGACGTTTCCATTGAATTACATAACTCCAAATGAAGTAAGTAGTTAAAATTGGTAGTAAGATACATAGAACGATTGTAACTACGGTTAGAGTAAATGGAGAAGAAGAAACGTTTTTAATTAATAATGAGTTAACTGGGTTTTGTGCAATTAGTACATGAGGGAATAATCCGACAAATACTAATATTACAACAAATGCAATGGTTAGAGAGTTGGCAATGTAAGCTTGAACTTCTTTACGCATTCCAGTTGATAAGTGTCCCCAAGCAGTTGTAAATACAATTAGTACTAATAAGATTAAAGTACTAAATAAATGATCTTTAAAGAAATCAGTTTGGAAGAACAATGCAATTGCGAATAATACTTCAACTGGATAAGCAGCCCAATAGAGGTTAGCAGCTAAACTAGAAGCACGATATCTCATGATTCCATTTGCATGTAATGTAAAGAAATGAAGTCCTTGGAATAAACACAATGCAGTAACTGCAAGTCCACCTAATACTGAAAGTGGGTTAACAACGTTAAATAAACTAACGAAGACATTTCCATGACTATCCATTGGTACTGGTTGAATCATAGCAGTAAATAACATTCCAAGTAAGAATGGTGCAGTAGTACTACTAATTGCGGTAACCCACATCCAAGCATTTTTACCCTTAGGGGTTTCAGCAACATTATTAAATTCGAATGCTACCCCTCTAAAGATTAATGATACTAGTACTAAAAATAATAATATATAAAAGCCAGAAAATAGACTAGCATACCAAAATGGCATCGTTGCAAACATAGAACCACCAGCAGCAATTAAGAAAACTTCGTTACCATCCCAGTGAGGACTAATTGAACGAACAATCATATTACTTTCAGCAGGACGAAATGCAAGCAATTTAGATGCCATTCCAGCACCAAAATCAGCTCCATCTAGGACTAAAAACATGATGAACAGTAAACAAATTACTGCATACCATAAAAATTGTAAGAAACTCATTTGTTAAAGGCCTCCTTAGAAAATGGATCATCATTATCGTAATCGATAGTTTTATCGATACTTTCAGGACCTTTGTATAGTGATTTCTTAGCATAGAAGACCATGCAACTAGCAAGTGTTACGAATAATAAGAAGTATACAACAATAGTAAAGATTACTGAAGTGGTACTTGTACTTGGTGAAACGGCATCTTTGATTGGTAGTAGTCCATAAACAACCCATGGATTACGACCAAGTTCAGTAAATAACCAACCACCAGTATTAATAACAAATGGCGCGAATGTAGCTAAGAATAAAATAAATGTTAGCCATTTTTGTTTAACAATTGAATTTTTCTTTCTTCTTGAGAACCATAGACCTAACAATGCAATAAAGGTTAAACCACCAAAACCAGCAGCCATTAATCTAAATGCAAAGAATAGAACGTTAACATTAAGTGAATAGTCCATATCTTTTCCAAATTTACCATCATATTGCTTGTGAAGAGCTCGGTTGGCTTCATCCATCCCAGCAACAGAACCACTAAATTTGTGATAAGAAAGGAAACTTAACATATATGGAATTTCAATTTTTCCATATTCTTTATGTGATTTAGTGTTAGTTAGTTGGAACACTGACCAAGGGGCTGGATTTTCAGTATGATTATAAATACCTTCAGAAGCAGCAAACTTCATGGGTTGATCTTTAATTAAGTAACCTGATTGCAAGTCACCAGATGTAACTGCACCCAGACAACCAACAATTCCTAACACTAATCCTAGACGCATTGATTTTCTGAAGAAAGCAACCGATTGCTTACGGAAAATCATCCAAGCAGAAGTACCAGCAACCACAAATGAACCAGTAACAATACAACTTGAGATAACGTGAGGAAATTCATACCATAATTGTTCGTTAGTAAGTAGGGCTTTAAAACTAGTCATTTCAACGTGACCAGAGGAAGCTAACTTGTAACCAACAGGATGTTGCATGAATGAGTTAGCAGTTAAAATCCAGAAAGCAGAAGCTGTGGAAGCTAAAAATACTAACCAAATCATTAAAGCATGCCAAGCGGGTTTGAATTTATCCCAAGTGAACATCCAAACTCCTAAAAACGTAGATTCCAAGAAGAATGCTAGTAATGCTTCGATTGCAAGTGGAGCACCAAAAATATCTCCCATGAATCTTGCGTATTGTGACCAATTCATTCCAAATTGAAATTCTTGAATAATACCAGTAACCACACCTACGGCGAAAGCAATTAAGAAAATTCTTCCCCAAAACTTTGTCATAGTTTGATAAATTTTGTTCTTAGTGATTGCATACATTGTTTCCATAATACAAACAGACAAACCAATTCCAATTGACATTGGAATAAAGAAATAATGGAAAATGGTTGTCATTGCAAATTGAAAACGAGCAAACGGTAGAACGTTTAATGCAAAATCAAACATTATTTTACCTTCCTCCTTAATTTTGAATTGCTGCCTTAACTCCAGCAATTTCGAACGCAGTATTCATTCTAACAAGATGTTTTAGTAATGAAACTGAATGTCCTTTAATCTTAATTGTTTTCTTACCCATAGGTAATTCAGCAATTCCCATTGTAGGACCTAAGGAACATACGGTTCCTAATGACTTATAACTAAATGGAACTTTTTTGCTGTTATTTAGACGAGCTTTTAAATTTTCTACAGCAATAGAAGCTTCTTGAATTGAAATTTGTCCAGTTGTTGGGTATGGACGATTAGTATCTTTATCCATAACAGCTGAAACATCTCCAATTAAATATTCATCAGGATAAGCATCTAAAGCCATTGTGTCATTAACAACTACTCGGTTACGTTTTTGATCATAACCAGCTTCTTTAATGACAGTGTTTCCTTTAACTCCAGTTGTCCAGAAAGTAGTTTTAGCGGGAACAAATTTATTATCCTCACCATAATAAACACCATCAGCAGTGATTTCTTTGGCTTTGGCATCGTTACCCAGAATAAAGTCAACACCTTTATCATGTAAGTAATCCAAAGCAAAATGGACTAGTTTTTCATCAAACATTGGAATGCAATTAGGAGCGATACAAGTGATTGTAAAGTCATTTACATCACAATCACATTCCTTAGCCCATGTTGGTAACATGTAAGCAAGTTCACCCAGCAATTCAATTCCAGTAAATCCACCACCAATTACTGCAAATGAAAGATAGCTTTTATCTTTTGATTTACGATATTCTTTTAGGTTGTCATTTACTTTATTGATATTTTGGATACTGCTTTTCATATTCCAAATTTGTAGACCGTATTTATCAGCACCAGGTGTACCAAAAGTTTCAGATTCAAAACCTAATGCATTAAATAGGTAATCAAATTTAATTCTACCGTTATTTTCTAAGGACACGGTTTTATTATCGTGGTCAATATTATTGACTGTATCTTCTATAAAGTTAACTTTGGAACTGATACAGTTACTAATTTTCATCATGATTTCTTCTGGTTTGCTAGTACCAGCAGAAACAGTATGTAGAGCTGTTGCGTCATAATGATAATCATTATTATTAACCAAGGTAATGTTAATATCTAACTTGCTTTTGGCAAGTAATCTGCAGGCACGAAGACCAGCAAATCCTCCACCTAATACAAGGACTTCTTTCATGTTATCCCCTTCTTTGTATTAATTTTTAACTCCATCATTACATTATATGATAAATAGGCCCCATTTGTATAATAATAGTTGTATAATTTATAATATTATTGAAACTTTTTTATAGGAGATGATTAACATTAAGGAATATTTAAATTTAATTGTACTTGGTCCTTTGTTGACCACCATTTTCGCTTTTATTTTGGGAATAACTTTTGTTTTGGGTAATTTTGGCTCAATCAACATTTGGCATTCTTTGTTATTCTTGATAATTGCTTTGCTTATGCATATGTTTACTAATGTTACTGATAACTTAGAGGACTATAAAAAAGCAGTTAAGCATAGTGCGCATGGCTTTATTGAAAATACTAGAGTGAAAGGACTTTCCATTACCAAAGCTACTCGTCTAGATATTGCTTTAGGAATATTAATTGCGATTTTAGGAATCTATTTAGTTTTTATTACTACATATTGGTTATTATTAATTGGTCTTTGGGGATTCGGAGTTGCATTTTTCTATTCTGCTGGAAAACACTCATTATCAACAACTCGTTTTGGTGATTTAGCTTCTGGTGTCACGATGGGAATTGGGATTACCTTTGCTTGTATTTTGATTAATGTACCATTAAGCGAAATTAATCTTAGATTATTGTTAATCGCAATTGTGTCATCAGGCTTAACTATTTTTTCAATTACTAATATGGTTTTAGCTAACAATATTTGTGATGAAGAAGATGATATTAATCTTCATCGAATTACCATTGTTGCTAGAATTGGTAAAGAAAATGCTCTAAAACTTTATGCTTTTTATTATGTATTAATGTATGTAAGTATTGTAGTATCGGTTATTTTCCAATGGTTACCATGGACCATGTTATTAGTCCTAATTAGTATTCCAAAAGTTTGGTCCAATACTAAAATATTTTTTGGTAAACAGGTTAAAACTGAAACTTTTGGTTTAACGGTTCAAAATATTAACTGGTTCTTAACATTAAATGCAATTGCATTAGTTGTTTATGCAGCTATTTTATATCTTTAATAAATATTAGGGTATTCATATTTTATGAATACTCTTTTTATATACATAAATGAACCACTCGTATTATAAAAATAACGACTTATCGTATTATTCGATACACCCCATTTGATTACTGGTAATCTATTCACAATTAATCAAAAGGGTGGCCTTAATTATGGAACTTTTAAAAGTTGATAACTTAACTAAAAAATTTAAAAATAAAATCGCCGTTAATAATGTTAATTTAAGTGTTCAAAAAGGACAATTAGTTGCTTTACTTGGTCATAATGGAGCTGGTAAGTCCACGACGATTTCAATGTTGATTGGTTTAATGAAACCAACCAATGGTGAAATTAAACTTGCGGGTTTTTCACCCAATGATGCTAAGTATCGTCAAAAGTTGGGGGTTGTATTCCAAAATAGTGTCCTAGATGATGATTTAACGGTAGAGAAAAACATCGATATTAGAGCTCATATGTATAAAAACTTGGATATCCATTTTAAAAATAAATTGATTGATGATTTTGAATTAAAAAACATTATCCATCAAAAATATAAAACCTTATCTGGTGGCCAACGTAGAAGGGTAGATATTGTTAGATCTTTATTAAATAAACCGGAAATCTTATTTTTAGATGAGCCATCAACTGGCTTAGATATTCAAACTAGAAATAAAATTTGGGAGGTGCTAAATAATCTTCGCAAGTCCATGAACTTAACAATTATCCTCACAACTCACTATTTAGAAGAAGCTGAAGATGCTGATTTTGTTTATGTTATGGATAAAGGAAATATTGTCGCTAATGATACGGTTAATGATCTAAAAATTAAATATACGAAAGATAAGTTAACCTTATATTCAAATAATGTACATGCTTTAAAACAACATTTAGACATTGATGTTGCTGAGGAAACTTTTGAATCGCTTACAATCAATATTAATGATCATAATGATGCAATTAATATTTTATCTAAAATTAAAGATTTCATTACTACTTTTGAATATAAACGTGGCAGTATGGATGATATCTTTATTGCCCTAACTGGAAAGGAGATTCAATAATGATTAGTTTGGTCAAAAGAAATTTATTATTATATTTTAACAATCGTCAAAGGGTTTTCTTCTCTTTAATGGGAGCAATTATTTCATTTATCTTATATATTTTATTTTTAAAAAATGGTATTCAATCTGATTTAAAATCAATTCATGAAGGAACTAAATTGCTAGACTACTGGTTGATTGGTGGAACCGTCACAGTGACTGCAATTACTACGACACAAAGTGCTTTGAATCAAAAAATTGTGGATAAAGAAAATCGTCGAATTGATGATTTATTATTAACTAATGCCTCTAAATTACAAATTAATATTGGATATGTCGCAACTTCAGTTGTAATTGGGACCTTAATGCAAGTCATTGTTTTCTTCTTATTATCAATTTATTTTAACTTTTCCGATGGATTATTAATCAATTTTGCTTCAATTATTCCCATAATTTTAATCGCAATGCTTAGTAGCTTAGTTTGGACGATGGTAAATATGGTTATTGATTTATTTTTTGATAATCAAGCATCTATCTCGGGGGTTAACTCAATTGTAGGAACCTGTGCAGGATTTTTTGCAGGTGTGTATATGCCATTAGGTTCCTTGCCTAAAGCTGGTCAAAAAATTATTGAATTTATTCCAGCAGCATATAATTCATCTTTATACCGTAATCTTTTGATGAAGGATCAATTAAATGATAGCTTCAGTGGTTTACCATCAAAGGTATTATCAAGTTTTAAAGATACAATGGGATTAAAAGTGAATGGTGTTACGACACAATTAGGCAATGTTTTTGCCTTATGTATCTTCATTTTAGTTTTAATTATTTTATTTTTATTAATATCACAATTTAAAAATAATCGTTCTTAATTTTATTATGTTAAGGTTATAAGTAAAGAGGGGGGACACTTTATGAATATTGATTTTCACCAAGATGAAACATTAGCAGAAAATGATATTAAAGTCTTGGTCAGTGCAAATAAATTATCTCCCCAAGTCATCAATCTTTTAAATCAACTTAATGAATTAAATGATTCAATTAATGAAAATAAAGTTTTACCGGTTTCAACTGATGATCGAGTAGTGATGTTACCTTTTGATAACATTATTGGGATTGAAGTTTATGGCAATGAATTAACTATTTACTCGATTGAACAAGAATACACTACTAATGGTAAGTTGAAATCAGTTTTGAATAACTTAAAACCATATCATTTCATTCAAATTAGTCGTTCAGCGATTATTAATTTAGACCATTTAAAATCTATGGAAACCGCATTTTCAGGAAGTATGACTGCTTTCTTAACCAATGATTTAAAGCTAAATGTTAGTCGGAAATATTTACCAGAATTAAAACGCAGTTTGAAGATGTGAGGTGTTCAAGATGAAAATTGTGAAAAGACTTGTTCGAGAATTTATAGTTGGAATGTTGTTTGGATCGTTGATTTATATGTTAACTGATTTTTATGAGGGGGATTTAAAATATAGAATCATATATCTTTCT
Proteins encoded:
- the cydC gene encoding thiol reductant ABC exporter subunit CydC gives rise to the protein MRNFFNKDTWIKPYLKKDKKLLFTAFSLGILTIICSIGLMFVAGYLISRSATRPYNILIVYVPVILAQAFGTGRPVFQYLEQLTSHNWVLRVVSSLRQRLYVTLEKGADFVGERFKLGNLLGVLSDDLEHLEDLYLKTIFPIITSYITGTLLIILLGIISWPYAIFMFICFAIILLVVPVISVIIFGKAKKYEKDLVADNYQNLTDATLGVTDWMISGRKNDFVNEGTKNDDKLAQSRNKVDHFEWNRDLFLRGMIGIIILGSIIWGNIYLNDSQSMSNYIAAFVLGVFPLLDTFIPVSQAMENWPIYKESVSRLNNLSNQLDTEEKETKAEFDENKINRISMNNVSFKYDDDNSEILQNVSINLKKGQKLAIIGPSGVGKTTLLQLLIGSINPNKGEIKINNTKVSDLQNNRSDIFSVLDQQPFLFDTTIINNVMIGNEQASFEQAKKALSDVELSDYIESLPNQYDTDIDESGIKLSGGQRQRLAIARILLQNNPIVLLDEPTVGLDPITENNLIKTLNKVLKDKTIIWVTHHLQGLSKMDEVIFLQKGTIQMDGSPAELYKNNEKYRKLYQMDQGIEN
- a CDS encoding gamma-glutamyl-gamma-aminobutyrate hydrolase family protein, with protein sequence MRIGVTADIILSQNQTFRQREGHFAQRTLMSCLLANNITPIVFPVAKPEMAADLLETVDGVILTGGPDVLPKYYGEEPIKEIGATYEPRDEFELALVKKAVQMHKPILAICRGLQIVNVALGGNLYQDIDTQFKPKDGMHMLQHSQRAIGYAPIHHINIDKNSALANTFGSRAFVNSFHHEAAKDPAPGLNIVARSDDGMIEGLENEYKTIQCVQWHPENMWDEYEEENQLFVDFFNRIHTNLGSDN
- a CDS encoding polyprenyl synthetase family protein, producing MDLRLWKQRPELEKRLKAIEQIMKQQVQIDDDDFKKSINDLINGSGKMLRAAFLMLFTEFGTKKDEDNYFEKVAASVELIHLASLVHDDVIDKSDLRRGVKSLNYNFGERTSIYLGDYLFVKYFNLVLDTLPGKAEIKYNITGIEGIVNGELRQNETKFDLNRSEQQYLAAVQGKTAELFKIAAGNGAIIAEADEQTIKFSEQIGSEFGIAFQLRDDLIDFEDNKEDAGKPILNDILDGIYTLPVIYAMQTNYKDELTSILNKKDQLKRADLIRVKAIVKESGSLDKTHAKMDAYNQSIENMIEQLPNNNARKVLAKLVTKLFN
- a CDS encoding APC family permease; translated protein: MPDTKKKLSFFSIVLLGINAIIGSGIFLLPSAGMKIFGPASILVLIFDAFLAFMIGLCFAECSGLFDESGGAYIYAKRAFGNFVGYEVGIAAWAVRIIAEATMYVAFATALGGFFPILNSSLAKNMIVTIMAVGLMILNLAGIEAASALSNIITVGKLLPIFLIIIIGLFFIHPGNFQPFFVPSLTHTFNFSNATLTMFYIFTGVEGLVVTAGEMSNAKKNLPRAIMVVLSVVTIVYILIMTVCIGVLGHKLTQTSVPLQAALTAMIGKVGSYIVVAGSVLSIGGICIASSFITPRSTEALADNGILPKAFSTKNRKNAPYISIIVNAVLILVLAYSGTFTYLAQISAISRFAQFIPTIIAVMVFRKTMKKQPRSFKLPLGYTIPIIALAISLWLIFNTQVNLLIFGFGALVIALPFYFLTRVYREK